In a genomic window of Mycteria americana isolate JAX WOST 10 ecotype Jacksonville Zoo and Gardens unplaced genomic scaffold, USCA_MyAme_1.0 Scaffold_46, whole genome shotgun sequence:
- the LOC142403838 gene encoding olfactory receptor 14A16-like: protein MSNSSSITQFLLLTFMDTRRELQLLHFWLFLGIYLAVLLGNGLIITAVACDHRLHTPMYFFLLNLSVLDLGSISTSVPKSMANSLWDTRAIAYLGCASQVFFFLLFLSAECCLLTIMAYDRYVAICKPLHYGSLLGSRACLKMAAAAWGSGFLNAVLHTANIFALPLCHGNALDQFYCEIPQILKLSCSHTYLREVGLVVVSAFLVFGCFVFIVLSYVQIFRAVLRIPSEQGRHKAFSTCLHHLAVVSMFLSTSIFAYLRPPSISSPSLDLVVAVLYSLVPPAVNPLIYSMRNKDLKDALWNLFGYILLQHQ from the coding sequence atgtccaacagcagctccatcacccagttcctcctcctgacgttcatggacacacggagggagctgcagctcttgcacttctggctcttcctgggcatctacctggctgtcctcctgggcaatggcctcatcatcactgctgtagcctgtgaccaccgcctccacacccccatgtacttcttcctcctcaacctctctgttcttgacctgggctccatctccacctctgtccccaaatccatggccaattccttGTGGGACACCAGAGCCATCGCCTACTTGGGGTGTGCTAgtcaggtatttttctttctccttttcttgtcagcagagtgttgtcttctcaccatcatggcctatgaccgctatgtagccatctgcaaacctctgcactatgggtccctcctgggcagcagagcttgtctcaaaatggcagcagctgcctggggcagtgggtttctcaatgctgtgctgcacacagccaataTATTTGCACTACCACTGTGCCATGgtaatgccctggaccagttctactgtgaaatcccccagatcctcaagctctcctgctcacacacctacctcagggaagttggccTTGTTGTGGttagtgcttttcttgtttttggatgttttgttttcatcgtgctgtcctatgtgcagatcttcagggctgtactgaggatcccctctgagcagggacggcacaaagccttttccacgtgcctccatcacctggctgtggtctccatGTTTCTCAGCACTTCCATATTTGCCTATTTGcggcccccctccatctcctccccatctctggatctggtggtggctgttctgtactcgttggttcctccagcagtgaaccccctcatctacagcatgaggaacaaggacctcAAGGATGCTCTGTGGAATCTATTTGGATACATCCTACTGCAGCATCAGTAA
- the LOC142403951 gene encoding olfactory receptor 14C36-like, giving the protein MSNSSSTTQFLLLAFADTRELQILHFWLFLGIYLAALLGNGLIITAVACDHRLHNPLYFFLLNLSVLDLGSISTTVPKSMANSLWDTRAILYSGCAAQVFLFVFLMSAELYLLAIMAYDRYVAICKPLHYGTLLGSRACVHMAAAAWGSGFLNAVLHTANTFSIPLCQGNALDQFFCEIPKILKLSCARSYLKEFVVLVITFPLAFGCFVFIVLSYVWIFRAVLRIPSEQGRHKAFSTCIPHLAVVSLFVSTGMVAYLKAPSISSPSLDLVVAFLYSVVPPALNPLIYSMRNQLLKEAVRKVISGMFFNNDKFSITLH; this is encoded by the coding sequence atgtccaacagcagctccaccacccagttcctcctcctggcatttgcagacacacgggagctgcagatcttgcacttctggctcttcctgggcatctacctggctgccctcctgggcaacggcctcatcatcactgctgtagcctgcgaccaccgcctccacaaccccctgtacttcttcctcctcaacctctctgttcttgacctgggctccatctccaccactgtccccaaatccatggccaattccctgtgggacaccagggccattcTGTACTctggatgtgctgcacaggtctttctgtttgtcttcttgatgtcagcagaatTGTATCTACTCGCcatcatggcctacgaccgctacgttgccatctgcaaacccctgcactacgggaccctgctgggcagcagagcttgtgtccacatggcagcagctgcctggggcagtgggtttctcaatgctgtgctgcacacagccaatacattttccatacccctctgccaaggcaatgccctggaccagttcttctgtgaaattcctaagatcctcaagctctcctgtgCACGTTCCTACCTCAAGGAATTTGTTGTACTTGTCATTACTTTCCCATTagcatttgggtgttttgttttcattgtgctgtcctatgtgtggatcttcagggccgtgctgaggatcccctctgagcagggacggcacaaagccttttccacgtgcatccctcacctggctgtggtctccctgtttgtcagTACTggcatggttgcctacctgaaggccccctccatctcctccccatccctggatctggtggtggcttttctgtactcagtggtgcctccagcattgaaccccctcatctacagcatgaggaaccagctGCTCAAGGAGGCCGTTAGGAAAGTGATTTCAGGAATGTTTTTCAATAATGATAAATTTTCCATCACTCTTCACTAA
- the LOC142403888 gene encoding olfactory receptor 14J1-like codes for MAYDRYVAICKPLHYGTLLGSRACVHMAAAAWGSAFLNSLIHTVNTFSIPLCQGNAVDQFFCEIPQIFKLSCSRSYLREVGLLLISCGLAFGCFVFIMLSYVQIFRAVLRIPSEQGRHKAFSTCLPHLGVVSLYVSTALFAYLKPPSISPPSLDLVVAVLYSVVPPVVNPFIYSMRNQELKDALKKLIQSLVFQQQ; via the coding sequence atggcctacgaccgctacgttgccatctgcaaacccctgcactacgggaccctcctggggagcagagcttgtgtccacatggcagcagctgcctggggcagtgcttttCTTAATTCTCTCATTCACACAgtcaatacattttccatacccctctgccaaggcaatgctgtggaccagttcttctgtgaaatcccccagatcttcaagctctcctgctcacgttcctacctcagggaagttgggcttctccTGATTAGTTGTGGtttagcttttgggtgttttgttttcatcatgctgtcctatgtgcagatcttcagggctgtgctgaggatcccctctgagcagggacggcacaaagccttttccacgtgcctccctcacctgggtgTGGTCTCCCTATATGTCAGCACTGCcctgtttgcctacctgaagcccccctccatctcccccccatccctggatctggtggtggctgttctgtactcggtggttccTCCAGTAGTGAACCCcttcatctacagcatgaggaaccaggagctcaaagatgcactgaagaagctcaTTCAATCCttagtctttcagcagcaataa